One Synechococcus sp. MU1617 genomic window, AGCAGATGGCCGAAACGGCTGCCTTGAATGGATTCAACCGGATTCTCAGCGAACTCAATAACGATGACAACACGGTCTACAAGGGCTACCTGTTCACCCTCAATCATCACGGCGGGGATATTGATAGTTCTGGGAGTGAGAAATGGGGTTGGAACGCCTCCAACCAAGCTGATTTTCCTCTAAGAGAACTATGCACCAACCGCGGCCTATTGCCCGAGGCCGTGCCGGCCAGCGCAAGCACGGGAGAACCTCCCCACGTAGCACTGACGGAGAGCACATCCAGCCAACGGGACGATGGGAAAGCCAACATCCAACTTCAGTACCGATTACGGGGATACACCACCACGGCAACGGCCAGCAACAACGGTGCAGGGGAAGGACGCTTTCAAATCGAAGGCCTGGTGGTGCGCGATGGTGATGATCCAGGCAAGGGCTATCTCGCCAGAACCCTGCTGCTTCGTTCGCTCTATGTGAACTCGATTGTTGCCGGTGAAGGGGATTGGGCGGTGCTGGCGGGCCAAACACTCTCACTGGGAGACACCGAAATTCTGGACAGCAATGGAGCATCCGGGGATGGCAAGGTGCTGCTGAATGTCAACACTGCTGATCGCTATCTCACCGCCAACGGTTGCTTGCCCTACAACCTGCTCGAGGATGTAGGAGCCAGCAACACCAACGACAATCTCGAAAACAGAATTGTTCCCATCCTTGAGAAAGGATTGCCCACCAGCAATTTATGGAACCTTGGCCTGACCCAAGACAAAGCCAATAACTCCGACAAAAGCCGAGTTTGGAGCTTTGACGACACAGGCTCGTTAGACGACTGCGATGCCATTGCCTGCAGCCGTGATTCCAATTCAGCCAACGCTGAAGAACGTGATGATCTAGAAGAAGAGGGCGGTTCGGTGATCAGGCTCAGTGCCAGCGAACTCTGCAAAGGAACGGGAGACGACTGCCATATTTTTGTGGAACACATCAACCTGACAAATACGCGATTGCTGATCGAAACCAGTGCAAACCGCCCGGTGGTCCTGCATTTGGAATATCCCGGAACCTCCACAGTGGACCCCTCAGAACCGGGCATCAGCGGCAGCATCAACCTTGGCAGTGGTGCTCAGCTCTGCGGCGTCGACCCTGGCAGCGACGCCTGCAATGGCAAGCCAGAACAACTGATCATCTTGTCTGCTGCACCAAAACCCGGCGGTGTGCGCAGCTGCGGAGTATCGCCCTCAAGCGATACATACGTGCTCGCCTTTGATGGCGACAGTCTTCCTGCTGCCAGCGTGCATCTGCTTCCCGGCATTGTAAAAACAGGCACCAGCAGCACCAGCCTGAATGGGCTGATCTGGGCCGATGGGATATGCACCGATGCGGGCCCCTTCGACTTGATCACCGGCACCAGTGGCGACAGCACTGTTGTTCGTGATCTGAATGAACAGTGGGATTGGGAAAGCCAGAACTTTCCGGGCTACGGCCAGATGGTGACCCGCGGGATCCGCGGCACAGGCCTCGATACATTCCGGCGTTGGTAAGTCAACGCTCATCTAGCCCTCAGTTCCAGACAACAAAAATCAGTTAAAACAGTTTAGTAGAGCATTTCAATTGTTATTGAGTAACACCATCGGGTGAAGAACAGACCTCGCTATCGACACCAGAAGCGATCAAGGAAACCAGTTAATGGCTTTTCCATGGTCGAGGTGCTGATCGCAGGAATTCTTCTCGCCTCTGCATTAGCAGCGGTAAGTCGAATTTCGGTTGCAGCTTTGAGTGGCAGTGCCAACCTCTCAGATCGAGCAAGGATTGAAGCAGCGATTAATGACAATATTCAAGCCATGCAGAAAGAAGATTCCTACTACACCGATGAGTGGATCATCGACAATGGAGACAAAGAAGCCCTAAAAAGTGCTTGCACCAATCCCCCAGAAGCACTCAGCAGTCACCTCCAAACTGTCGCACCAGAACCTCGCATGGCAGCCATTAAACGCACGTTTGACATTAGTTCCATTCCTGGGATTCTGCGCATTGTCTACAGCTTTGAAGGCCCCGAACAACAGGTCAAAGCAGAACAAAGAATCATTGAAATGACCCCGAACTTTGCAGCCAAGTGTTACAGCACACGATGAAATCCAAATCAGCAGGTTTTTCACTCCTTGAACTTCTTGTAGGAATGGTGATCATCACCATCGGCCTATCGGCAGCGATTCCGTCCTACCTGCGCAACATGCGCCAGGGAGAGGTCGACCGCTTCACCCAGCAATTGGAAGCCGGCTTTTTTGGCCTGCGCGCCAAGCTCGGCCAACAGAAAACCAGTTGCACATTGAACTTCGACCAAAACGGGCTCAACAATTTCGTGCCCCCCTCTGATGTAGTGGAGATGAAGGAGCATCCGGAGCGGATCGAATGCTGCAACAGCGATATTGCAGCAGCAGGCCAGTCCAGCGGCTGTGCTTATGGGCCTGAAATTGGAACATTATTGGCTGAAGGATCCAGTGGCGATGAAAAGACAAAAATCATCCGCGACCGTTCGCTGCGCCTGCTCGATCGGGAGGGAACACCAGAATCAGAAGCGGTGGAAGTGAGCGTGAATCTGGCGAGCTATCAGCTCACGCCCCCTGGAACCAGCACCATGTCGGACGATCTTATTTTTCTGATTCGATCCACCAACACCCAGGAACAACGCCTACGCACCCGCTGCCTGCAAATTTCAGGAACGGGAACGATTGTGCGAGCCAGTTGGGATGCCTCGACCTCCAGCTGCGTGAAATAAAAATCTCTCACGCACTCCTCAGAGCATCATCACCCCTATCCCAGATCATCGGCCTCACAATCGACGACAGTACAAAGATCAAGCTGTAAATGGGTCATGAAACCAAGAGCCTTGCTTGCCAACATTCAACGCAAGCCAGGACGGAACGGCTTTGCCGGCATGAGCGAATTGGTCATTACAGCGGGAGTTGGAACACTTTTAATCATGGCCTCTGGCGTGGCTCTGCAATCCACTGGAACGCTGATCAAGCAATCTGAAGATAAAACCACACTGCGCCAGAATTCCACCAATGGCCTCCGGCTCATGCGCTCAGAAGTTGAGCGCAGCATGCACCTTGTGATCGATAAATCAGAAACGTTTGCGGCTGATCAAACCCATATCAATTTGAATGACAGCCGCTATACATCCTTGGTGAACGACTGCACAGCTCTGGCTGGCAATCGCCCCTTCAAGCCCTTGTTTGGCGTCAAAATGATTGAGTTGAATCAACCCGTTCTCTATGGCATAAGCCTGGGATCAGGTGGATTCACGATTGAACGCTGTGGTGCACCGCTGAAT contains:
- a CDS encoding type II secretion system protein translates to MKSKSAGFSLLELLVGMVIITIGLSAAIPSYLRNMRQGEVDRFTQQLEAGFFGLRAKLGQQKTSCTLNFDQNGLNNFVPPSDVVEMKEHPERIECCNSDIAAAGQSSGCAYGPEIGTLLAEGSSGDEKTKIIRDRSLRLLDREGTPESEAVEVSVNLASYQLTPPGTSTMSDDLIFLIRSTNTQEQRLRTRCLQISGTGTIVRASWDASTSSCVK